A region from the Natronoarchaeum mannanilyticum genome encodes:
- the truA gene encoding tRNA pseudouridine(38-40) synthase TruA, with amino-acid sequence MRAYRIAYDGQPYRGFQRQPDVPTVEGEILDALDALSVLDDREVPEGYAAAGRTDAGVSALAQTVAFEAPDWLTPAALNSELPADVRAWASAEVDVEFHATHDAASRTYTYWLYAADADAERARDALDALAGRHDFHNLTSDDENTVRELSASLRVDEPFFVLTLRAGGFCRQLVRRVVTLVRAVAVGDASLAKIDRVLGADPIDGPEGVGPAPAEPLVLADVAYPDVTFDRDADAAASARQVFRAKRIERAAGARVAGRIAEGVGED; translated from the coding sequence ATGCGCGCCTACCGGATCGCCTACGACGGACAGCCGTACCGCGGCTTCCAGCGCCAGCCCGACGTTCCCACCGTCGAGGGCGAGATTCTCGACGCGCTGGACGCGCTCAGCGTGCTCGACGACCGTGAAGTTCCCGAAGGCTACGCCGCGGCCGGCCGGACCGACGCCGGCGTCTCGGCGCTGGCCCAGACGGTCGCGTTCGAGGCGCCCGACTGGCTGACGCCCGCGGCGCTCAACAGCGAGTTGCCCGCGGACGTCCGTGCGTGGGCCAGCGCGGAGGTCGACGTCGAGTTCCACGCGACCCACGACGCCGCGAGCCGGACCTACACCTACTGGCTGTACGCGGCAGACGCCGACGCGGAGCGCGCGCGTGACGCCCTCGACGCGCTCGCGGGACGCCACGACTTCCACAACCTGACGAGCGACGACGAGAACACGGTCCGAGAACTTTCGGCGTCGCTGCGCGTCGACGAACCGTTCTTCGTCCTCACGCTGCGGGCCGGCGGCTTCTGCCGACAGCTCGTTCGGCGCGTCGTCACGCTCGTCCGCGCGGTCGCCGTCGGCGACGCGTCGCTCGCGAAGATCGACCGCGTGCTCGGTGCCGACCCGATCGACGGGCCCGAGGGCGTCGGCCCGGCACCGGCCGAGCCGCTGGTGCTCGCGGACGTCGCCTACCCTGACGTGACGTTCGACCGCGACGCCGACGCGGCGGCGAGCGCCCGCCAAGTGTTCCGGGCGAAGCGGATCGAGCGGGCGGCCGGCGCACGCGTCGCGGGACGGATCGCCGAGGGCGTCGGCGAGGACTGA
- a CDS encoding TrmB family transcriptional regulator, with amino-acid sequence MDERGLADLLSQFGLSEKEIDTYLAILNRGEAKASEVANDADVSKRYVYSISEELEERGFVEVNDHSVPTMIKARPPSEVIERLNGTIETMEPELERRYTSTDDEIEQFEVIKSRPTVLKRIERLLESADEEVTLTLPASLLTRIQPTLRETLDRGVLVLLLLSGPEAENYPIEQLDGVASAVRVWHARAPLMLTVDRSLGLIAPNDMLTQSNSDSNAISLAQRQLVPVLIGSFLGNYWPVAEELHVERARELPLSTPDFRNAVLQVALHMQQGQDVVATVRGRPVATENGEETIEGEVVGVRQGLVKPATNSFPVENAFTIDTGNRRFTIGGEGAFVEDFEAFEVTLERPDEQDADA; translated from the coding sequence ATGGATGAAAGGGGCCTCGCCGATCTGCTGTCCCAGTTCGGCCTCTCGGAGAAGGAGATCGACACGTATCTGGCGATTCTGAACAGAGGAGAAGCCAAGGCGAGCGAAGTCGCGAACGACGCCGACGTCTCCAAGCGCTACGTCTACAGCATCAGCGAGGAGTTAGAGGAGCGCGGCTTCGTCGAGGTCAACGATCACTCGGTGCCGACGATGATCAAGGCCCGGCCGCCGTCGGAGGTGATCGAGCGGCTCAACGGGACGATCGAGACGATGGAGCCCGAACTCGAACGTCGCTACACCAGCACCGACGACGAGATCGAGCAGTTCGAGGTGATCAAGTCCCGGCCGACCGTGCTCAAGCGCATCGAGCGGCTCCTCGAGAGCGCCGACGAGGAAGTGACGCTGACGCTGCCGGCGTCGCTGCTGACGCGGATCCAGCCGACGCTGCGCGAGACGCTCGACCGCGGCGTGCTCGTCCTGCTGTTGCTCAGCGGCCCCGAAGCGGAGAACTATCCCATCGAGCAGCTCGACGGCGTCGCCAGCGCGGTCAGGGTGTGGCACGCGCGCGCGCCGCTGATGCTGACGGTCGATCGCTCGCTCGGCCTGATCGCGCCCAACGACATGCTGACCCAGTCCAACAGCGACTCGAACGCCATCTCGCTGGCCCAGCGCCAGCTCGTCCCGGTGCTGATCGGCTCGTTCCTCGGCAACTACTGGCCGGTCGCCGAGGAGCTCCACGTCGAGCGCGCCCGCGAACTGCCCCTGTCCACGCCGGACTTCCGGAACGCCGTCCTGCAGGTCGCGCTCCACATGCAGCAGGGACAGGACGTCGTCGCGACCGTGCGCGGACGGCCGGTCGCGACCGAGAACGGCGAGGAGACGATCGAGGGCGAGGTTGTCGGCGTCCGGCAGGGGCTGGTCAAGCCCGCGACCAACTCGTTCCCCGTCGAGAACGCCTTCACGATCGACACCGGCAACCGCCGGTTCACCATCGGCGGCGAGGGCGCGTTCGTCGAGGACTTCGAGGCGTTCGAGGTCACCCTGGAGCGACCGGACGAGCAGGACGCCGACGCGTAA
- a CDS encoding glucose 1-dehydrogenase, with protein MTDERVAPAPSETPCPDRFAGDVVVVTGSTRGLGETIARRFAAEGASVVVSGRTVGDGESVAASIREDDGEATFVEVDLRDPDAVAALIDAAAEEYGALDVVVNNAGVETYTGVEEATMEDWNLVVETDLRAYWLCVKRAAEHMEEGAVVNVSSNHAFATTPGMFPYNAVKPAVEGMTRAMALDLGPEIRVNSVAPGWTEIERTTEGLDEETHERAKASHPLGRLGRPEDIAGAVTFLASDDAAFVTGTSLVVDGGRTAVLQDDALPDYRRE; from the coding sequence GTGACCGACGAGCGCGTCGCGCCGGCGCCGTCCGAGACGCCGTGTCCCGACCGATTCGCGGGCGACGTCGTCGTCGTCACCGGCTCGACGCGCGGCCTCGGCGAGACGATCGCCCGGCGGTTCGCCGCCGAGGGCGCCTCGGTCGTCGTCTCCGGGCGCACCGTCGGGGACGGCGAGTCGGTCGCGGCGTCGATCCGCGAGGACGATGGCGAAGCGACGTTCGTCGAAGTCGACCTGCGCGACCCCGACGCCGTCGCGGCGCTGATCGACGCCGCCGCCGAGGAGTACGGCGCGCTCGACGTGGTGGTGAACAACGCCGGCGTCGAGACCTACACCGGCGTCGAGGAGGCGACGATGGAGGACTGGAACCTCGTCGTCGAGACCGATCTCCGGGCGTACTGGCTCTGCGTGAAACGGGCCGCCGAGCACATGGAGGAGGGCGCCGTCGTCAACGTCTCCTCGAACCACGCGTTCGCGACGACGCCGGGGATGTTTCCGTACAACGCCGTCAAGCCGGCCGTCGAGGGGATGACCCGCGCGATGGCGCTCGACCTGGGCCCGGAGATCCGGGTGAACTCGGTCGCGCCGGGCTGGACCGAGATCGAGCGCACCACCGAGGGCCTCGACGAGGAGACCCACGAGCGCGCGAAGGCGAGCCACCCGCTCGGACGACTGGGCCGCCCCGAGGACATTGCCGGCGCCGTGACGTTCCTCGCGAGCGACGACGCCGCGTTCGTCACCGGCACCTCGCTGGTCGTCGACGGCGGCCGGACGGCGGTGCTGCAGGACGACGCGCTGCCCGACTACCGGCGGGAGTGA
- the pepF gene encoding oligoendopeptidase F: protein MSSVPERSEIDEEYKWDLESIYASDEDWETAYEETEERIEELASYEGEATRDGETLLELFELYESVMRSVQQISAYARMRRDEDTRDQEYQAMTTRAQSLGAQASSAASFLEPELQALDREEIDELIASTEGLEEYGHYVDDVMRMKPHTRSAEIEGLLADLSEVTGSPGEIYNILTNADVEFPTVEDPDGEAVEISLANFTKLQKRPNREFRREVYEQFYDEWGHIRNTVATSYRKSVTADVKLARARNYDTAREAAMHGPNVPTDVYDTLLETVDDNLDKLHRHAELKREALGVDELRMWDLYMPMTETESPEVPYEEAREHVVEAVGALGDDYRARVDEGLDSRWVDVYENRGKQSGAYSGGTYDTQPFILMNYQDDVASMYTLAHELGHSLHSQYTSEHQPYVYSDYEIFTAEVASTVNEALLTEHLLETVDDPTFRRHVLNEYLERFRSTLYRQTMFAEFEHRAHEIVEEGGALTPDRLDELYRELKERFYEPAAFDDRIDREWMRIPHFYRAYYVYQYSTGISAAVALANDILADGDESAEQYLEFLKRGSREYPLELLEDAGVDMRSPDPIESALSTYDDRLDEMAELL from the coding sequence ATGAGTTCGGTGCCCGAACGCTCCGAGATCGACGAGGAATACAAGTGGGATCTCGAGAGCATCTACGCGAGCGACGAGGACTGGGAAACGGCGTACGAGGAGACCGAAGAACGGATCGAGGAGCTGGCCAGCTACGAGGGCGAAGCGACCCGCGACGGGGAGACGCTGCTGGAGCTGTTCGAACTCTACGAGTCGGTGATGCGATCCGTCCAGCAGATCTCGGCGTACGCGCGGATGCGCCGCGACGAGGACACCCGCGACCAGGAGTACCAGGCGATGACGACGCGCGCCCAGTCGCTGGGCGCACAGGCGTCCAGCGCGGCGAGCTTCCTCGAACCCGAACTGCAGGCGCTCGATCGCGAGGAGATCGACGAGCTGATCGCGTCGACCGAGGGGCTGGAGGAGTACGGCCACTACGTCGACGACGTGATGCGGATGAAGCCCCACACCCGCTCGGCCGAGATCGAGGGGCTGCTGGCCGATCTCTCGGAGGTGACGGGCTCCCCCGGCGAGATCTACAACATCCTGACGAACGCCGACGTGGAGTTCCCGACCGTCGAAGACCCCGACGGCGAGGCCGTCGAGATCTCGCTGGCGAACTTCACGAAGCTCCAGAAGCGCCCGAACCGCGAGTTCCGCCGCGAGGTGTACGAGCAGTTCTACGACGAGTGGGGCCATATCCGCAACACGGTCGCGACGTCGTACCGCAAGAGCGTCACCGCCGACGTGAAGCTCGCCCGAGCGCGCAACTACGACACCGCCCGCGAGGCGGCGATGCACGGCCCGAACGTCCCGACGGACGTGTACGACACGCTCCTGGAGACGGTCGACGACAACCTCGACAAGCTCCACCGCCACGCGGAGCTCAAGCGGGAGGCGCTGGGCGTCGACGAGCTTCGGATGTGGGACCTGTACATGCCGATGACCGAGACCGAGAGCCCGGAGGTCCCTTACGAGGAGGCCCGCGAGCACGTCGTCGAAGCCGTCGGCGCGCTCGGCGACGACTACCGGGCCCGGGTCGACGAGGGGCTGGATTCGCGGTGGGTCGACGTCTACGAGAACCGGGGCAAGCAGTCGGGCGCGTACTCCGGCGGCACGTACGACACTCAGCCGTTCATCCTGATGAACTACCAGGACGACGTGGCGTCGATGTACACGCTAGCCCACGAGCTGGGCCACTCGCTGCACTCCCAGTACACCAGCGAGCACCAGCCCTACGTGTACAGCGACTACGAGATCTTCACCGCCGAGGTCGCCAGCACCGTCAACGAGGCGCTGCTGACCGAGCACCTCTTAGAGACCGTCGACGACCCGACGTTCCGACGCCACGTCCTCAACGAGTACCTGGAGCGGTTCCGGTCGACGCTGTACCGCCAGACGATGTTCGCCGAGTTCGAGCACCGCGCCCACGAGATCGTCGAAGAGGGCGGCGCTCTCACGCCCGACCGACTCGACGAGCTGTACCGCGAGCTCAAAGAGCGGTTCTACGAGCCGGCCGCGTTCGACGACCGGATCGACCGCGAGTGGATGCGCATCCCGCACTTCTACCGGGCGTACTACGTCTACCAGTACAGCACCGGCATCAGCGCGGCGGTGGCGCTGGCCAACGACATCCTCGCGGACGGCGATGAGTCGGCCGAGCAGTATCTGGAGTTCCTCAAGCGCGGCTCGCGGGAGTACCCGCTGGAGCTGCTCGAGGACGCCGGCGTCGACATGCGCTCGCCCGATCCGATCGAGTCGGCGCTGTCGACGTACGACGACCGACTCGACGAGATGGCCGAGCTACTCTGA
- the gfo6 gene encoding D-xylose 1-dehydrogenase Gfo6, producing the protein MQQWLDEYEERDWQTVDDGTVRYALIGLGWWTKDVAIPAIERSDLGEVSVLVSSSTEKAERIADENGVERGISYDEYHEGAASDAYDAVYIGTPNAYHLEYAETAADLGKAVLCEKPMEATVERAEAMVEACEDADVPLMIAYRMQTEPAVRRARELIEEGFIGEPATVQGHNSQRLLEMIPDEDQWRLDPDVSGYGTSVMDLGIYSINTARYLLGRDPVAVESRMSSLHDAFEDVPDERSSSLLQLEGDVRMVTTTSQNAQTDTQLKLTGTEGQIELDPAFHGDVALRLTKGDLVVDVDHREFDAEREVLELFDYFSDRVLGDAEIGPDGRHGLEDMRIIRAIHESAETGEPVELR; encoded by the coding sequence ATGCAACAGTGGCTCGACGAGTACGAGGAGCGGGACTGGCAGACGGTCGACGACGGGACGGTCAGATACGCGCTGATCGGCCTGGGCTGGTGGACGAAAGACGTCGCGATCCCGGCGATCGAGCGATCGGACCTGGGCGAGGTGAGCGTGCTGGTCAGCAGCTCGACCGAGAAGGCCGAGCGCATCGCCGACGAGAACGGCGTCGAGCGCGGGATCAGCTACGACGAGTACCACGAGGGCGCCGCGAGCGACGCCTACGACGCGGTGTACATCGGGACGCCGAACGCCTACCACCTCGAGTACGCCGAGACGGCCGCCGACCTCGGGAAGGCGGTGCTGTGCGAGAAGCCGATGGAGGCGACCGTCGAGCGCGCCGAGGCGATGGTCGAGGCCTGCGAGGACGCCGACGTGCCGCTGATGATCGCCTACCGGATGCAGACCGAGCCGGCGGTGCGCCGCGCACGCGAACTGATCGAGGAGGGGTTCATCGGCGAGCCCGCGACGGTCCAGGGCCACAACAGCCAGCGACTGCTGGAGATGATCCCCGACGAGGATCAGTGGCGCCTCGACCCCGACGTATCGGGCTACGGGACGTCGGTGATGGACCTGGGCATCTACTCGATCAACACCGCCCGCTACCTGCTCGGTCGCGACCCGGTCGCCGTCGAGTCGCGGATGTCCTCGCTCCACGACGCCTTCGAGGACGTTCCCGACGAGCGCTCCTCCTCGCTGCTCCAGCTCGAAGGCGACGTCCGGATGGTCACGACGACGAGCCAGAACGCCCAGACGGACACCCAGCTCAAGCTCACGGGGACCGAAGGGCAGATCGAACTCGATCCCGCGTTCCACGGCGACGTCGCGCTCCGGCTCACGAAGGGCGACCTCGTCGTCGACGTCGACCACCGCGAGTTCGACGCCGAGCGCGAGGTGCTGGAGCTGTTCGACTACTTCTCGGACCGCGTGCTCGGCGACGCCGAGATCGGGCCGGACGGGCGCCACGGGCTCGAAGACATGCGGATCATCCGAGCGATCCACGAGTCCGCCGAGACGGGCGAGCCGGTCGAGCTGCGGTAG